The Pongo abelii isolate AG06213 chromosome 21, NHGRI_mPonAbe1-v2.0_pri, whole genome shotgun sequence genome has a window encoding:
- the MKKS gene encoding molecular chaperone MKKS (The RefSeq protein has 2 substitutions compared to this genomic sequence), with amino-acid sequence MSRLEAKKPSLCKSEPLTTERVRTTLSVFKRIVTSCYGPSGRLKQLHNGFGGYVCTTSQSSALLSHLLVTHPILKILTTSIQNHVSSFSDCGLFTAILCCNLIENVQRLDLTPTTVIRLNKHLLSLCISYLKSETCGCRIPVDFGSTQILLCFVRSVLTSKPACMLTRKETEHVSALILRAFLLTIPENAEGHIILGKSLIVPLKGQRVIDSTVLPGILIEMSEVQLMRLLPIKKSTALKVALFCTTLSGDISDTGEGTVVVSYGVSLENAALDQLLNLGRQLISDHVDLVLCQKVIHPSLKQFLNMHRIIAIDRIGVTLMEPLTKMTGTQPIGSLGSISPNSYGSVKDVCTAKFGSKHFFHLIPNEATICSLLLCNRNDTAWDELKLTCQTALHVLQLTLKEPWALLGGGCTETHLAAYIRHKTHNDPESILKDDECTQTELQLIAEAFCSALESVVGSLEHDGGEILTDMKYGHLWSVQADSPCVANWPDLLSQCGCGLYNSQEELNWSFLRSTRRPFVPQTCLPHEAVGSASNLTLDCLTAKLSGLQVAVETANLILDLSYVIEDKD; translated from the exons ATGTCTCGTTTGGAAGCTAAGAAGCCATCATTGTGTAAGAGTGAACCACTGACAACTGAGAGAGTCAGGACCACACTTTCTGTCTTCAAAAGAATTGTAACATCATGCTATGGCCCTTCAGGTAGGCTGAAGCAGCTGCACAATGGCTTTGGAGGTTACGTGTGCACAACCTCACAGTCCTCAGCCCTGCTCAGTCACCTTTTGGTCACACATCCCATTTTAAAGATCCTGACAACCTCCATACAGAATCATGTGTCAAGCTTCAGTGATTGTGGCTTATTCACAGCCATTCTTTGCTGCAACCTGATTGAAAATGTTCAGAGATTAGACTTGACACCCACCACTGTCATTAGATTAAATAAACATCTTTTGAGTCTTTGCATCAGTTATCTCAAGTCTGAGACCTGTGGTTGTCGAATCCCAGTCGACTTTGGTAGTACTCAGATCCTCCTTTGTTTCGTGCGCAGTGTGTTAACAAGTAAACCTGCCTGTATGCTCACCAGAAAGGAAACAGAGCATGTCAGTGCTTTGATCCTGAGAGCCTTTTTGCTTACAATTCCAGAAAATGCTGAAGGCCACATCATTTTAGGAAAGAGTTTAATTGTACCTTTAAAAGGTCAAAGAGTTATAGATTCCACTGTATTACCTGGGATACTCATTGAAATGTCAGAAGTTCAATTAATGAGGCTATTACCTATCAAAAAATCAACTGCCCTCAAGGTGGCACTCTTTTGTACAACTTTATCCGGAGACATTTCTGACACTGGAGAAGGAACTGTGGTGGTCAGTTATGGGGTTTCTCTTGAAAATGCAGCCTTGGACCAGCTGCTTAACCTAGGAAGGCAGCTAATCAGTGACCACGTAGATCTTGTCCTGTGCCAAAAAGTTATACATCCATCTTTGAAGCAGTTTCTCAATATGCATCGTATTATTGCCATAGACAGAATTGGAGTGACTCTGATGGAACCCCTGACTAAAATGACAG gaaCACAGCCTATTGGATCCCTAGGCTCAATATCTCCTAATAGTTATGGAAGTGTGAAAGATGTGTGCACTGCAAAATTTGGctccaaacatttttttcatcttaTTCCTAATGAAGCAACAATCTGCAGCTTGCTTCTCTGCAACAGAAATGACACTGCCTGGGATGAGCTGAAG CTCACGTGTCAGACGGCACTGCATGTCCTGCAGTTAACACTTAAGGAGCCATGGGCTTTGTTGGGAGGTGGCTGTACTGAAACTCATTTGGCTGCATATATCAGGCACAAG ACTCACAACGACCCAGAAAGCATTCTCAAAGATGATGAATGTACTCAAACAGAACTTCAGTTAATTGCTGAAGCATTTTGCAGTGCCCTAGAATCTGTTGTTGGCTCTTTAGAACATGATGGAGGTGAAATTCTCACTGACATGAAGTATGGACACTTTTGGTCAGTTCAGGCAGATTCTCCCTGTGTTGCTAACTGGCCAGATTTGCTTTCACAGTGTGGCTGTGGATTATACAATAGCCAGGAAGAACTCAACTGGTCTTTCTTAAGAAGCACACGTCGTCCATTCGTGCCACAAACCTGCCTTCCACATGAAGCTGTGGGCTCAGCCAGCAACCTGACCTTGGACTGTTTGACTGCAAAGCTTAGTGGCCTACAGGTGGCTGTAGAGACAGCCAACTTGATTTTGGATCTTTCATATGTTATTGAAGATAAAAACTGA